The sequence ATCATCTAACAAAATGTTACTAGCTTTTAAATCACGGTGAATAATCCGAAGTCGAGAATCTTCATGGAGGTAAAGGAGACCCCTAGCTATGCCGAAGATGATTTTATAACGCGTATCCCAGTCCAAATTCACCCGCTTGATTGGATCTGCAGTTTCATTACAAAGTCAGGAAAAACTTAAGAGGAAGAATAATTTAGGGGAGCAAGCTTTTCTTTACCAAATATGAATTTATCGAGGCTTGAGTTGGGCAGAAACTCATAGATGAGAagcctttcttctttttcaacgCAGAAACCCAGTAGCCTAACCAAATTCCTATGCTGAAGCTTGGCCACCAATATCACCTCATTCTTAAATTCTAGTTCTCCCTGTCCTGATTCCCTAGACAACCTCTTCACGGCTATATCTTGTCCGTTAGGAAGCCTACCCTGTAAACACATCAAAGTAAAAGTTTCATATACAACAGATTGAGGTAGACATTTAAAACTCGATATTCAACTACTATTTGACAGAACTAACGGTATTTTTCATcctaacatttttttttttaccttatATACAGCACCGAATCCACCTTGCCCAAGCTTATTTGCTTCAGAGAAGTTATCCGTTGCCGTTCTGACAGTGCCAAAATCAAATTGCAAGGATTCCACTTCTTCAATTTCATAAAGAGCTACACcaaaatgaagaggtaaatttaTAAGCAAATGGGAATCAACAGAAAAGACGAGAAACATTGTTAGAATCCGCAGCTTCTAGTTTATGTTAAGGCCtatattttcaagaaaatcaGAACAAGCTATTCATCggagataaaagaaatacatCTAACTCTATACGaagctttttaaaaataaattaaactgcCACAACACAGTTCCAATGAAAAGTTCTGTAAACTTTACGTTCGAACTTCTTCTTCCTTGTTCTCAAAAAGATGCAGATGCAAATTGTAATTATTGCAGAAGCAGCTACTGTGACAGTAACGATGACAACAATACGCTTTTCTGCAAAAGAACAGAAATTTAACAGGCTATCTTGAATTGTTAAATGGAACCAGAGTGAATTTGATATTTcccaataaatttttaactttaagaACATCTATGCTTAATTCAAAATAGTAACAAGAATTCAAATTACCAATACCTGGAGGGGGTGGCGGCGGTGGAATAATTGGAGTGTAGAAACGATCAATCTCATATCTAAAATTACAGCTTGCTAAAATAACTCGTCCTCCACTTCTATTCTCACAACATTCTGGAATATATAAAGAAGCATTATTTAGGCAATTTATACAGTCAGACTTTGATATATCAGGAGTGCACTGTACAAGCGCTTAAATCGTTTGACCGTCGGGCGTAGAATTGCTCCCCATTGCATAGTTACGACCAGAATCTGCAGCTTCATTCCATAGGCTGCTTAACAAGTCGATACGCGACTTATTGAATTCTCTTACATCAGATACATTGTTCATGCTATTCACAAAAAAACGAGGAACAGTTTCCATTAGGTTGAAAATGGAACGGAATGTGTATCGTACCATACATTCATCTTGCCCTCCAATCGCCTCCTTAAAATTCGGACAAAGAGTTAGGAGGGAATCACTGGCATTTTTTATACAGGTGAGGCAAGTGCCAGAGCTAACATCAGGCCTGCACAGAGCAATTGCGTAAACTTTGTCAGGGTCTTCTCCATAAGGGAAATTGTAGAAGCCGGTGTTTATCTGGGTGTTGGTGTAGATGGAAGTGAGGAGGCGATTGAGGTTTGCCTGGTAGATACTATTACTGGAATAGTTAGGCTGTTGTTCGACACAATCATGGTATACCATTTTAGGTTGGGCTATGGCAGGAGCCACAAAATGAATGGCAATGGagcaaagaatgaaaagaacTCCTGAGAAAGCCATATTGTTTGTGCTATCCTGCCCTTCCATATCTATCTATTAATGTGTGAATAAGATGGTAGTTGAAGATCTTTAAGAATGACAAATGACTAATTGAATAGTCGTTTATATGTTCAGTCACCTTGGCGCGTGATCTTTGCTAGTGATGATATCACTAAAGTGATTGATAATGAGGGACATAATCCGAGTGTAATTGATTAGCTGCCTTGACCTTTTCAACTTGacaacaaaaagagaaagaaaagaactaCTCTTTTTTCTGCTACTATGGTGACGAAGCAGAGCATAATATCCTTTGAAGTGATTACTTGGAAAAGGGAAATGGAGAAAACAAATATTTGATTAGAGCCGGCCCGCCTTAGACTAGTTTGTCATCTCCGAGTCAGTATTTTCCTTGGAGGGACAAattttacttcaaaatttcttGTTTGGTCGACGAATAGACTTAATCACGACACGGCTCTACGGGGCCACTATGCTGCATCCCCTTCTCCTTACTTACGCCTGAAATTCCAATGTAGTAACTTTAATAGATGGTTggttatattttcaaaattcgtTTCTTATCATCCTTCTCTTAGGCTTGCTTTCTTCTGCCCCATTGACAAGTCCATACTGTTCATACAGGGACCTTCTCCAAATACTTGTCGTTGCTAGGAAATGCGATCCATTCAGACTAATCATGTCCACTCATCGGTTATTTGACACCTAAAAACGTCCTCTCTTTAAGTAGGTGAAAGGACATCTTAATTCATGAATATatcttatcttttctttttcttttttccagcTAGTGATATTTTGGATCAATGTATGTGCTTCATAttgtatttttcaaaattgatttggttatttattctaaaagataaaataaattaaagtcatTTTGTTCCTCTGTCAGGTCTCAAGTTTTCCACCAATTCTTTTCGATAATCAAGGCgacttttttcaaataataataataattattattattattattattattatttcattaatttaggaattttaAAACCACCCTAAATTAGTAAAAGACTTACTAATTTGccttaaaataagaaataaaaattcaaattatttatctcACCCTCTCTACCCACtccaatttgatttttataaaatgaggATGGAAATTTTCCATCGCTACTCCTATTTTACATTAGACCAattgagaaaatcaaaaggataTTTTTGGGACTTTGGAGTATTAGATTAGAAAAAAGTAAGCAACTCTAGAGGAGACTTTGCTGCATTCACTTCTCagttaattcaattgcatctcaaattaaaaacttttgGTTTTAATGACAGTTTAATAATTCATATGACTTCAAAAAATCATTTAGAATTGTTTGTGGAAATATTTAACCTAAAATCACTATTGAAAAGCTAAGTTAGTGAGTTTTTAAAACTTCTTCACAAGATTGgcttttatgtatatatatgttttagtATATTCTGGATATGTtagttcttttgtttttttttttcttttctgggataaacaataaaagtttTGACATTTAATTGGCAACCTTTTTGAGATATCAATTTTTGTAATACTCATTTAAGGTTTAATATAGCTTGTTTTTGTAGATATTGgtattattgttgttatttttaattcttttattataattaatttctttttaaatagtttaaaaAGGTTGCTTCatggttaaaatttaaaaattaattattacaatattaaatatgttCGATAAAGAATTTCAATGACATAcagatatcaaataaaatatttaatttttaattttaccaTGACGTcgcaatttttattttgtgtttcTGAATTGaaggttttatttttatgaagtcaaattattaattatatattgttGTGAATTTCTTAACAACAATTTGGCTGATATTCCTTCAACCAAATCAGGAATATTAACTTAGTAAAATTCGCAAATGATGAATATATCATCCGTGATGGAttttttgtgttgataatatAGCTATTCGTAATAGTGTTATGACTTCATATGATTCAACAATTAAATtgtagttaaattttaattaattataattactgCCTAATGGAATATCAACCAAACTATTGTTAAGGAAAAGACATGATGCTAAAAAAATTTGGTAGTCTTTCTCGTTCTAAATAAGACTGATTTATTTTctgagaaaaatataaaatctcaaCGACAACAATTTCCCCCCTTATTGATTATAGAGACAAACTATTCAAACAGAATGACCAAGGTTTTGCCTTTCTTCCCAGCTTTCATGATCTTGAGCATCAAAAAATCAACATTGGAAGAGAGCCAATAATGAGAGTTCCTGCTATATTACTTGCCCTTCCTGCCAAAACCCAAAAATCAGTATGAGTTCTGAACTTGTTAAAgtagataattaattatctagATACATATTAAACAGGTTTTATATCAAAATCATGATGATACCTGTTCTTGCAGAAGCACTGATTGGTGGTGGAGACGATGGTGATATTAGCACTGATGCTACTGATGTTGTCTGCTCACCTTCAGGGACATAGAAAAGGCCTGTCTCATACCGAAAATTACAGCTGGGTGTTATGACTCTCCCTCCTTGCCTCTCGTTACAACACTGTGGAATTAATTCTATGGACTGAGTTAAGCAGTCCATGCATTGTTGCTTAGACAAGTCAGGAGTACACTGAAGAAGTGCATATATATTTTGAGAGTTTGGGGCACCTGTATGTCCTGTAGCATACTTATAACTAGAGTTTCCTGATGCAGCTTGATCGGTTAGCTTATCTAACAAGGCAGCCCTTGACTGATTGAACCCAGTTACATCTGAAACATTGTTCAGGCCATATACCCAAAAATAAGGTCCTCCTTCCACTTGACCAAAAATGGAGCGATTGGCGTAGCGTAACATGCAGTTATCATACCCTCCAATGGCCTCTTTAGAGTTTGGACAAATAGTCATGAGGGAATCACTGGCATTTCTTACACATGCACGGCATGCATCAGGGCTAATATCAGGCCTGCATAAAGCAATTGCAGAAACTTTGTCAGGATTTTGTCCGTAGGAGAAATTGTAGAAGCCATAGGTTATTTCGGTGTTAGTGTAGATGGAAGTGAGGAGATGATTCAGGTTTGTCTGGTAGGTACTATTAGTGGTGTAGTTACCATTGTTCACACAGTAATTGTATAACATTGCAGGCTGAGCTACGGTGACATTGGCGAGAGCCAAAAATTGAATGGAAAGGAgggaaagaacaaaaagacTTATTGACGAGggcatttttgttttttattttttattttttaaaatctccgTTGCAATGTCTGAATCTTGTACATGTGGAATGTAAGATGCTATATAGGTCACAAAAGCTTAACTGACGGAGGCCTCCCGTGCAGAAGACGCATAATGACTTGTAAGGATTGGCAATAAGTTCCCTGTTTGGCTGCTTGACTATTTGGATTATAAGAAATGAATTTTAGGGCAGGACCGCATGACCACTTGGACAAAACGATAATCATTACTAGACTAATTCACAGGTTCCCACTTTAGCTCATACTGATAATTGATAGATGTTGAAGTCAAGAAAACCCACTCGGTAGGAGTTGCCTCCAGCCTCTCCCTTTCGTTTCAGCCCCTAAAGTCAAGAAGACGAAGACCCAACTACAGTCGGAAGTCTTGAAGTTACTTTGGCGCAAAAAGCATATTCGAGGCcctgaaatttaaattttctagtAATTGAACCCTTCAACTTCATTTTTGTATAATTGAATCCTTAAACTTTCAACCCTGTTATAATTTAAATCcctttttaacatatataatatattaggTGTCTCCTTTAAAGTGTATGAgcttttcttacttttactGATTGAGTCCTTGAACTTTTTGcattttataaattgagtttgtgacttttcaaattcttttgacTGAGCccttattaaaaagattataaagaACTAATCATAActgtaataaaatttgatcaCCTAAATGAATATGAATTAAGGAAGTATTTTCTGGAAAATGTACATTATTAaagcaataataaataaatactttaaaaCTATGAAACTAATATTGTATAGAGCATGCTTACTTACGAAAATACCTTTCAACTTTCagttttaatagaaattatttagtttattttcttgataatcTAAATCAATGTCATAAAATCTTATaactgaaaaaatatttttaaattgaattaaaaacaTATTTGTTCTTATgaacttattattttcttaatttccaTCATTTCTTGAACCATATCCATATTCTATCacttaaaatgattaaattcagaaagaaaaaaaaaatctgcaCTTGGGCCTTCAAATTGGACTCTGTCAATTTGTTTAGATTCAGAATCCCTAATTCAATTTCATGAAGGGAAAACGCTGCTGGTTCTGTCAAAATAAATGCAGGgtaattaattatacaatGAGTTCCGTCAACTAAATACTGTTTCTTTAGGTgctaatcatattttctttcttgttttgctTGTTTCCTGTTTGGTTGTagagtttttctttaaataaagtaGCAATCTTACTGTTATTTCagctttatattattaatatcagTAATATGAATAACAGGTttcctaataaataaataacagaataAACATAATATCTATCCTTACaatcttgatcttcaaatatCATTGATCAGAAACATGTAACCTATACAGGAgccaattattattattattattattattattttcttttccatataGCACACAGTAATATGCGGTATAATTATACTAACGCTCATTTAACTTtacatgaaattttaatttatcatatattttttttatttcattaaagtCATTTAACTTTAAGTTGAGTAATAAATTAGTcacttatttaaaatatagtgATTTAATTTGCTAGaataataacattttaaagCATTCAATGTTAGattaacaattattttaaaaaattgataaagtcTCATTAAACTATTTAACTAAACTATTAACTTAATCTAAAATCAAACACAACTTTAGACTTCAAGATAATAAATCTTGATTGTAGATTTGTTTTTCTTGTCTTCTCAtcttctattctttcttttttatttattattaggatgatatttcttttttcagcttaattaataaatattaactacttattttaatttattttcaacaaaatattgTGTCTAAagtaaaaagatataataataataataataataaaaagaaagtaaaaaataaaaaatggaagagtgtccaaacaataaattagtaatatttttgcACTTGTTTGTATTTAagctattattttctttatattttttacatgTCCATATATCTATTTGAGGATGTAAGATTGGTTACTATTTTGGTGCAAAaactttaatattaaataagtgTCTAACCaccaaactaattaaatataaatactaattGCAAAACAAATAATATGTAGAACTTATAATATATGTGAGCATTTTCTTCTAATTGTCTATGATGCTAGtctatttgatttttaaaaattggaaTTCAATATTTCGGCTCAAAGCttcaaaattaagaatttatattatagcATTAGAGATTTTTTGTTGTAGATTAGGAGATttagagattttatttttttttcgaTGAATAAATCACTAGATTTTAGACAAGCGACCAATTTTGTTATCTAACTTAAAGTTAAatgattttaatgaaaaaaaaattatgtgacTAAAACGAAACTAAATGTAAATTAAGTCACCATTAGTATAATTATCTATTGGTGGTACACATGAGGCACAATCAGAAGGTACCCACAAACCAACTAGTAAATCCTAAATATTTTTGCACTGGGAACCCCCTAACATCCGATTTGGATCCGCCCCTGAACCTATATACATCAGCGCGGACCTAGTTCACTAAATGAGACCTCGTTTACTGATGGATCTTCTGTGGTTACTTCTTGATTAGGTGATGCTTCTAGGTCTTTGTCAAGTGTTTCCTGCATCATAAGAAATGCAGGTCTTGAGGGTCGTGGAAGAGTGATAGAGCGGTCGCTAAGCATGAGAACGACCGAAGCCATTGTGGGTCTCTTTGCCACATCTTCTTGAACACATAACAACCCGATATGGATACATCTTATCATCTCCTTTCTTGAACCAACGCACAGTGCAACTTTATCTATCAAATTTAAAGGCGCCCCTTCATTCCAGCTTCTCCATGCCTGCAGAAGTTCAACCAAGAATGCTGAATTTCTACCTTCCAAGATTTtggaataaaatatatctGTAGCTATAATagctaattatatttttgtactCACGCAGGTTAACAGATTCTCTTCCAGCCTGCCATCACGGAAACAATTAGCTTTTTGACCACTTATGATTTCCAAAAGAAGCACACCAAAGCTAAAAACATCAGTTTTTACTGAGACTTTCCCATGCTTAACGTATTCTGGGGGCATATAGCCACTGCATAAGAAGCCACTAGTAAATAATGGTCCCAATCTAATATCATCGCCATGACAGCTTTTagtgacaaaagaaaaaaaatggcagTTGGATCATAAGCTCTAAAGTCTAAAATGATTCTTATACTTACTAGGTTCCCACAATTCTACGTGTAGCAATTTGAGAATGATCGGCTTCAAACAACTTTGCTGTTccaaaatctgaaattttaGGATTCATTTGTTCGTCTAATAGAATGTTACTAGCTTTCAGATCACGATGAATGATTCGAGTTGGAGAATCTTCATGTATGTAAAGGATCCCTCGAGCTATACCCTCTATGATATTATATCGCATCTTCCAATCTAGCAATAGTCGCCTATTTGAATCTGCAAATTTACCAAGTCATACATCAATTAACTAGAAgtaataaattgaaaagtacTTACAAATTGATTCATAATATACATGAATGTGTATTTAAATCATCACTGAAATAGAGAAAATGTGATTCTGGCTGAATCAATACCAAAGACGTAATAGTGGAGGCTCGAATTCGGGACAAACTCATAGATGagaagtttttctttttcctcgaGGCAGAAACCTAGAAGCCTAACCAAATTCTTGTGTTGAAGCATGGCCATTAAGAGGACCTCGTTTTTAAATTCAACTTCTCCTTGTTTAGAATATCTTGACCACCTTTTCACAGCTATAGTTACTCCATCAGGAAGCCTACCCTGAGAAGAAACAGAGTAAATGCAATACAATCAGTGGTCAGCTAGAGTTTGAGATTCTTGGTTCATCAATGTTtgagaaattattataatctGTTCCGCTTTCCAGTGTCGAATTACCTTGTAAACAGTGCCAAATCCACCTTCTCCAATCTTATTATCATCAGAGAAATTATTTGTTGCAACTCGAATAGTCCCAATGTCGAATTGCAATGATTCAGCAGTAGTACTAATATCATCCGTGCGTTCACAAACACCTTAATAAAGAAAGGTATATTAAAATCCTGataagaaatagaagaatccTACCATTGGCTCAATATTTTAGGTGTCCAAGTGAAGTGAGCCTTCagattaattttgttatagtTCGCAGTATCCTAATGGATAAATTGGATTCTTATGTTGTTGAAGCAAATGTCGACTTACTTTCGGTTAGTTTCCTGGGTTTATTCCTCGTCAAAAGGCTGTATATGGAGAGAACGAGCACCAAAAAGCTGACTACAGGAACAACAATAATAACGACAGTTCTAGATGCAATATCCTTCTTATCTGTTAATCCAAAAAAGTATTCAGACAGTATActcaaatttgaatttgaaatttgCTAATATGAAAGTTACCTCTCACTATTGGTGAAGTTGGAGAAGGCAAAGGCAGCGGAGATGGCAGATAATGAGGAGATGGTTGTGGAGAATCAGCAATGGGTGTATAAAAGATGTAAAGATCCCACCGGAACCAGCAGCTGGGTTTGATAGTATAACCTCCTACCTTACCGAAGCAACAACTTCGATAGTTAGCGACAGCTTGTTGTAGACAGTAGTTACAGCTACTCTGAGATAGATCAGGAGTGCATTGCATTAGTACATATATGTTCTGAAACAATGTTAAGTTTGCTTTCCCAGTTGCGGCCTTAATTTTAGAAGATCCAGTTGAGGCTTTTGTTCCAACTTGTTCCATCAAATTGCTCCAGATTTGATTAAACTCCTCGATATCTGACGTGAGGTTTGCAGTATTATATCCAGATTGAGAAGGATCTAGCTCCATTTTTCCAGAGATGGGACGATCCGCATAGCGAATAATGCAAGGAGGATACTTACCCCCACCCCATAAAATTGCTTCTTTTTGGTTCGGACAAGTTGTCACTATATCTTGAATCCCAGAACTGACACAGTCTGAACAAGCTTCTTCTGTAGAGTCTGGTCTGCACATCACAAGACCATATACTTTGTCGCTATCTTGGCCGACTGAGGTAGTGTAAAAACCACCGTTTGCTGTGACATTAGAAGTAAGAGAAGAGAGGAGGAGGCCCCTGTTTTTGGCATAGGTGCCATTGTTTGTGAAGTTTCCTGTGTCATAGCAAACCGTCTGGCCCCTGGCAAGACTAatgaattgaagaaaataaataataagggGAAGGAAATCTATAGAAGCCATAGAGCAGCTTTGAAATAAGAACACAAATGTTTTTCCTATTGTAATAGTTTCCTCCGTAGCTAAAGCTGAAGAAAGTTATAAGCCCGAGACATTTGTTCAAGCTTCTGTTGATTTATTTCACTTCTGATTGAACGAATTAAAGTCAACAGAAAACAAGTCAATGAAGCAAGTTTTTTCACTTTTCAATCTGTCACGGAACACCATTATATTCTCATTCCAAGTTATCTTCCCGATACTAATTATACATGAATGATTTGTGACTTGGTCAcctcaactttttcttttatcacttAAAcacttaaataatttttattttttattttttaaacaattaaatttgttcattcttttttaaagGAGCACGCGTGCCATACACTTCCACTGactttagtttttaaatatcttattaagttcttataacttttttaatatttgaatcctataaaaaatctataaaataataaaataatattttctatatttgaaataattaaatgaattaaatatatattttctcaaattgctACCACACCCATCGTATCCACCACTACATcatcattttaatttagagattctatttgattattttttcttgaaCCAAACCAAATCTATTTTATCTAAGACTAGAGGTGATTAAAAAACACATCTATTAAAACCAGCCGAAATTTACCTGaaaaaatcaattatctaAAGCCAGTCatatattgtaattgttttctaaaaaattttagttctCACTTCGATTTCAATTAGAATAAATTGTTAATcgagtttatttttattcttataattatttatatttttatagatattttaagTCAGTTAGgcgattaatttttattgattttatttttttatattttcagatttaatctttttagaGAAACTAATGATTAACCGACTGGACTTTCGATTATCTGAACCGATAATCAACtgtccatatatatatatatataacactGTATTGTGGCATTCAACTAAAAGAGTTTATGGCAATATCAGAACTtctgaaaaatgaaaagtaatGGGGTACGTAGTTCAATTAGTTGATTAAAtaggtttatttttaaatattattcaaaatttgggatgacacttttttttattaattgattccACTGGGTCTAAACTCAATactttacaatttttattttttttttgaaaatacaACATTTTACAATCTTAGAGATGACTAATAACAATTGAACCATGTCCAATTGTCatattatatagattttaaatctCAAAACTAAGGCACGCATTCAAAATCCCaagtaaaagataaaatcCTTCGACTTACATCACTTTCTATCAATGAAAACAATTCTAAAAACCAAACAAAaacttttagtatttttttgaaaaaaaaataatattttcatgaaattaagaaattcatcttttactaaaataaatatctaggTCCTGCCATTGAATTATAAAGCTATTTcttgtaaaatataaaacccTTCAAGTAATAATATATAGGATACACATCAATTCGACCAATGGAAAACAATGCTttcacaaaagaagaaaaatgaaatattcttATTCCTTCCGTCAAATTTTGATAGGTCAGCTTTTTTTCTTAGACagactaaaaaatataaattactttcttttttaattattattttaatattaaatgtataaaacagcctttattagttaatataaatattaacacttataattaatttttagttatttaattttaaaattgttaattattaaataaaaattttaagtttcaatataaattttttatttaaatttcaacaattataaataacatTTCTGTGATATAAATTAGGAGTCAGTTCATGAAATCCTTTAACATTTTATTGTACAATTTTTCCGATCAAACAACTCACTGATTGTGATGGGTGAAGGTAGACCAAGACTTTGAAGCAGGGTATTGATTCATCCCTAGTAAATAGAAGTCAagcaaatttaaattatttagagagagaaacctaTTGCTATTGTGGTGAAATTGCCCTTCCTGTCACTAGACGCTCTACTTTGCACAAAAACAGGGTTTTAGAGGCTGAAACTTTTTTGAAAACTTTGGAACATGTTTATGTTTGGTATTAATTGCCTCCACTATCTTAGTTTGCTACCTACAGGATGCCCCAAGGCCTTGGAATTTACAAGAGTGCAAACTTGGAACTTTGAGGAATGTGCAACAATAAATGATGATTACGAATTTATATTGAACTTTTATt comes from Ricinus communis isolate WT05 ecotype wild-type chromosome 5, ASM1957865v1, whole genome shotgun sequence and encodes:
- the LOC8267400 gene encoding LOW QUALITY PROTEIN: cysteine-rich receptor-like protein kinase 44 (The sequence of the model RefSeq protein was modified relative to this genomic sequence to represent the inferred CDS: substituted 1 base at 1 genomic stop codon); this translates as MEGQDSTNNMAFSGVLFILCSIAIHFVAPAIAQPKMVYHDCVEQQPNYSSNSIYQANLNRLLTSIYTNTQINTGFYNFPYGEDPDKVYAIALCRPDVSSGTCLTCIKNASDSLLTLCPNFKEAIGGQDECMVRYTFRSIFNLMETVPRFFVNSMNNVSDVREFNKSRIDLLSSLWNEAADSGRNYAMGSNSTPDGQTIXALVQCTPDISKSDCINCLNNASLYIPECCENRSGGRVILASCNFRYEIDRFYTPIIPPPPPPPEKRIVVIVTVTVAASAIITICICIFLRTRKKKFEPLYEIEEVESLQFDFGTVRTATDNFSEANKLGQGGFGAVYKGRLPNGQDIAVKRLSRESGQGELEFKNEVILVAKLQHRNLVRLLGFCVEKEERLLIYEFLPNSSLDKFIFDPIKRVNLDWDTRYKIIFGIARGLLYLHEDSRLRIIHRDLKASNILLDDEMNPKIADFGMARLFALDQTQEDTSKIVGTLGYIAPEFVRRGHFSVKSDVFSFGVLILEIASGQKNNDFRIGEEEEDLRTYAWRNWNEGTALNLIDPALTVGSRSEMLRCIHIGLLCVQENETERPTMAQIITLLSSHSVTLAVPLRPAFFMHGELRMGTQSSSENNGSRNEMSISDLYPR
- the LOC125370060 gene encoding cysteine-rich repeat secretory protein 38-like: MPSSISLFVLSLLSIQFLALANVTVAQPAMLYNYCVNNGNYTTNSTYQTNLNHLLTSIYTNTEITYGFYNFSYGQNPDKVSAIALCRPDISPDACRACVRNASDSLMTICPNSKEAIGGYDNCMLRYANRSIFGQVEGGPYFWVYGLNNVSDVTGFNQSRAALLDKLTDQAASGNSSYKYATGHTGAPNSQNIYALLQCTPDLSKQQCMDCLTQSIELIPQCCNERQGGRVITPSCNFRYETGLFYVPEGEQTTSVASVLISPSSPPPISASARTGRASNIAGTLIIGSLPMLIF
- the LOC8267398 gene encoding cysteine-rich receptor-like protein kinase 44 isoform X2 encodes the protein MASIDFLPLIIYFLQFISLARGQTVCYDTGNFTNNGTYAKNRGLLLSSLTSNVTANGGFYTTSVGQDSDKVYGLVMCRPDSTEEACSDCVSSGIQDIVTTCPNQKEAILWGGGKYPPCIIRYADRPISGKMELDPSQSGYNTANLTSDIEEFNQIWSNLMEQVGTKASTGSSKIKAATGKANLTLFQNIYVLMQCTPDLSQSSCNYCLQQAVANYRSCCFGKVGGYTIKPSCWFRWDLYIFYTPIADSPQPSPHYLPSPLPLPSPTSPIVRVSFLVLVLSIYSLLTRNKPRKLTESVCERTDDISTTAESLQFDIGTIRVATNNFSDDNKIGEGGFGTVYKGRLPDGVTIAVKRWSRYSKQGEVEFKNEVLLMAMLQHKNLVRLLGFCLEEKEKLLIYEFVPNSSLHYYVFDSNRRLLLDWKMRYNIIEGIARGILYIHEDSPTRIIHRDLKASNILLDEQMNPKISDFGTAKLFEADHSQIATRRIVGTYGYMPPEYVKHGKVSVKTDVFSFGVLLLEIISGQKANCFRDGRLEENLLTCAWRSWNEGAPLNLIDKVALCVGSRKEMIRCIHIGLLCVQEDVAKRPTMASVVLMLSDRSITLPRPSRPAFLMMQETLDKDLEASPNQEVTTEDPSVNEVSFSELGPR
- the LOC8267398 gene encoding cysteine-rich receptor-like protein kinase 44 isoform X1, whose translation is MASIDFLPLIIYFLQFISLARGQTVCYDTGNFTNNGTYAKNRGLLLSSLTSNVTANGGFYTTSVGQDSDKVYGLVMCRPDSTEEACSDCVSSGIQDIVTTCPNQKEAILWGGGKYPPCIIRYADRPISGKMELDPSQSGYNTANLTSDIEEFNQIWSNLMEQVGTKASTGSSKIKAATGKANLTLFQNIYVLMQCTPDLSQSSCNYCLQQAVANYRSCCFGKVGGYTIKPSCWFRWDLYIFYTPIADSPQPSPHYLPSPLPLPSPTSPIVRDKKDIASRTVVIIVVPVVSFLVLVLSIYSLLTRNKPRKLTESVCERTDDISTTAESLQFDIGTIRVATNNFSDDNKIGEGGFGTVYKGRLPDGVTIAVKRWSRYSKQGEVEFKNEVLLMAMLQHKNLVRLLGFCLEEKEKLLIYEFVPNSSLHYYVFDSNRRLLLDWKMRYNIIEGIARGILYIHEDSPTRIIHRDLKASNILLDEQMNPKISDFGTAKLFEADHSQIATRRIVGTYGYMPPEYVKHGKVSVKTDVFSFGVLLLEIISGQKANCFRDGRLEENLLTCAWRSWNEGAPLNLIDKVALCVGSRKEMIRCIHIGLLCVQEDVAKRPTMASVVLMLSDRSITLPRPSRPAFLMMQETLDKDLEASPNQEVTTEDPSVNEVSFSELGPR